One window from the genome of Mumia sp. ZJ1417 encodes:
- a CDS encoding arylmalonate decarboxylase produces MTDRLGYRRKFGVIAPSTNTIVQPEFDSMRVPGVTSHYGRILIRDGRIADDEGMQNLLVQIRAAMADCVEGIMTMEPDYMVMGMSAETFWDGVEGNRQFVQQIKDLSGGLGVATGAEACERALQLFGAKKIGIVTPYTPIGDENVRKFFTELGFEVGKIKGLSCESAVAIAHVSEQTLREAILEVDEPDVDAIVQCGTNLCMAELADEAERWLGKPVVAINAATWWMALRENGIEDKIHGYGSLLRDH; encoded by the coding sequence ATGACCGACCGCCTCGGCTACCGCCGCAAGTTCGGGGTGATCGCCCCGAGCACCAACACGATCGTCCAGCCGGAGTTCGACTCGATGCGGGTTCCTGGCGTCACCTCGCACTACGGCCGGATCCTGATCCGCGACGGCCGGATCGCCGACGACGAGGGCATGCAGAACCTCCTCGTGCAGATCCGTGCCGCGATGGCCGACTGCGTCGAGGGCATCATGACGATGGAGCCCGACTACATGGTCATGGGCATGAGCGCCGAGACCTTCTGGGACGGCGTCGAAGGCAACCGCCAGTTCGTCCAGCAGATCAAGGACCTCTCCGGTGGCCTCGGTGTCGCGACGGGTGCCGAGGCCTGCGAGCGTGCGCTGCAGCTGTTCGGTGCCAAGAAGATCGGCATCGTCACGCCGTACACCCCGATCGGCGACGAGAACGTCCGCAAGTTCTTCACCGAGCTCGGCTTCGAGGTCGGCAAGATCAAGGGCCTCAGCTGCGAGAGCGCGGTCGCGATCGCCCACGTGAGCGAGCAGACGCTGCGTGAGGCGATCCTCGAGGTCGACGAGCCCGACGTCGACGCGATCGTCCAGTGCGGCACCAACCTCTGCATGGCCGAGCTTGCGGACGAGGCCGAGCGCTGGCTGGGCAAGCCGGTCGTCGCCATCAACGCCGCCACGTGGTGGATGGCGCTGCGCGAGAACGGCATCGAGGACAAGATCCACGGCTACGGGTCGCTGCTGCGCGACCACTGA
- a CDS encoding class E sortase, producing the protein MNRSGNVVRTLARTAAETLVTGGVVVLLFAVYLVFWSDVQTAAAQVDLRDDFKQQAAAVPATSKAASTAPVRPSTGAGVAVMQIPRLGDDWSWVVVEGVSDEQLARGPGRFPDTALPGQVGNFGVAGHRATHGEPFAHIDRVRKGDKIFVEAVGSTYTYVVDRTEIVAPTAVGVLYPVPDKPNATPRKARITIVTCNPRWGSSERLIVHGRLIETRSGTEA; encoded by the coding sequence ATGAACCGGTCCGGCAACGTCGTGAGGACGCTCGCCCGAACCGCCGCGGAGACTCTGGTCACCGGCGGCGTCGTCGTGCTGCTCTTCGCCGTCTACCTGGTCTTCTGGAGCGACGTCCAGACAGCCGCCGCGCAGGTCGATCTGCGCGACGACTTCAAGCAGCAGGCGGCTGCCGTCCCCGCCACCTCCAAGGCGGCGTCGACCGCGCCCGTACGACCGTCCACCGGCGCCGGCGTCGCGGTCATGCAGATCCCCCGGCTCGGCGACGACTGGTCGTGGGTCGTGGTGGAAGGCGTGTCCGACGAGCAGCTCGCGCGCGGTCCCGGACGGTTCCCCGACACCGCCCTGCCCGGCCAGGTCGGCAACTTCGGCGTCGCCGGTCACCGGGCGACGCACGGCGAACCGTTCGCCCACATCGACCGCGTCCGCAAGGGCGACAAGATCTTTGTGGAGGCCGTCGGCTCGACCTACACCTACGTCGTCGACCGCACGGAGATCGTGGCACCGACCGCGGTCGGCGTCCTGTATCCGGTGCCCGACAAGCCGAACGCGACGCCACGCAAGGCACGGATCACGATCGTGACGTGCAATCCGCGCTGGGGATCCAGCGAGCGCTTGATCGTCCACGGCCGCCTGATCGAGACCCGCTCCGGAACGGAGGCATGA
- a CDS encoding ABC transporter ATP-binding protein translates to MLFDAGLVVEEGEMVALLGPNGVGKSTMLKVLAGLLKPDAGSVQIGGVDVTTAPTRERIARGLGQVVGQATFSSLTVTENLRMHAYTIEDRAWADEAVDAALAVFPRLRARQDQPASTLSGGERQMLALSKAIVQDPRILVVDEFSLGLAPVVVGGLLELVRRLNARGTAVLLVEQSVNVALSLVDRAYFMEKGQIVATETAAELSADPDRVRELMLGGHVAVAQ, encoded by the coding sequence GTGCTCTTCGACGCTGGCCTGGTCGTCGAGGAGGGCGAGATGGTCGCGCTCCTCGGCCCGAACGGTGTCGGCAAGAGCACGATGCTCAAGGTGCTGGCGGGGCTCCTCAAGCCGGATGCGGGCAGCGTTCAGATCGGCGGCGTCGACGTCACCACCGCGCCGACCCGCGAGCGGATCGCGCGCGGCCTCGGCCAGGTCGTCGGTCAGGCCACATTCAGCTCGTTGACCGTCACCGAGAACCTCCGCATGCACGCCTACACGATCGAGGACAGGGCGTGGGCCGACGAGGCGGTCGACGCTGCGCTCGCAGTGTTCCCGCGGTTGCGGGCCCGCCAGGATCAACCCGCGTCCACGCTCTCCGGTGGTGAGCGGCAGATGCTGGCGCTCTCCAAGGCGATCGTCCAGGACCCGCGCATCCTCGTCGTCGACGAGTTCTCGCTCGGGCTCGCCCCGGTCGTCGTCGGAGGACTTCTCGAGCTCGTCCGGCGCCTCAACGCGCGCGGCACGGCCGTGCTGCTCGTCGAGCAGTCGGTCAACGTCGCGCTCTCGCTGGTCGACCGCGCGTACTTCATGGAGAAGGGTCAGATCGTCGCGACCGAGACGGCGGCAGAGCTGAGCGCCGACCCTGACCGGGTGCGCGAGCTCATGCTCGGCGGCCACGTGGCGGTGGCCCAGTGA
- a CDS encoding ABC transporter substrate-binding protein, translating into MIRASAALACFALALVGCGSVMPGAVVGDGGTSASAEGVGPGVTGDAVKVVFVGVDLAGVQELTGFKTANAGDPKKQVEALEKWVNDNGGVGGRQLDAVFRMYDAQADSPAAEEQLCNKITQDDQAFAVVLTGQFQSNARPCYAQRKTLVLDATLVATDDATYKELSPYLWSPSYPSYDGFVRAYITTLKDQGFFKGRKKVGVVAADNPINRATMEEIALPMIEEAGVRPEVAWVDTTDQGSLFQGNDQGAVTFRSAGIDRVMFLGGARLASIFATVASAQNFKARYAISTFDNPTFFVNNPDTVPPEVLKGMVGVGFAPAQEVADAQLPFPGTDAEKKCIDIYSKAGITFPSREAARVALPYCDAALLLQAGATDLTDNLNAAAWGAAVEKLGSAFVPATGFTGTGRHAASGAYRVLRFDNDCHCFVYEGGDVDFPTS; encoded by the coding sequence GTGATCCGCGCGAGCGCGGCGCTTGCCTGCTTCGCGCTCGCCCTCGTCGGCTGTGGCAGCGTGATGCCGGGCGCGGTGGTCGGCGACGGCGGCACGTCGGCGTCCGCCGAGGGAGTCGGGCCCGGTGTCACCGGTGACGCTGTCAAGGTCGTCTTCGTCGGGGTCGATCTCGCCGGAGTCCAGGAGCTCACGGGCTTCAAGACGGCCAACGCAGGCGATCCCAAGAAGCAGGTCGAGGCCCTCGAGAAGTGGGTCAACGACAACGGGGGAGTGGGCGGGCGTCAGCTCGACGCGGTCTTCCGGATGTACGACGCGCAGGCCGACTCGCCGGCCGCCGAGGAGCAGCTCTGCAACAAGATCACGCAGGACGACCAGGCCTTCGCTGTCGTGCTTACCGGCCAGTTCCAGAGCAACGCGCGTCCCTGCTACGCCCAGCGCAAGACCTTGGTGCTCGACGCCACGCTCGTCGCCACCGACGACGCCACCTACAAGGAGCTCTCGCCGTACCTGTGGTCGCCGAGCTATCCCTCGTACGACGGGTTCGTCCGCGCATACATCACGACCCTCAAGGATCAGGGCTTCTTCAAGGGGCGCAAGAAGGTCGGCGTCGTGGCAGCGGACAACCCGATCAACCGCGCCACGATGGAAGAGATCGCCCTCCCGATGATCGAGGAGGCCGGTGTCAGGCCCGAAGTCGCGTGGGTCGACACCACTGACCAGGGCAGCCTGTTCCAAGGCAACGACCAGGGCGCGGTGACCTTCCGCAGCGCAGGGATCGACCGGGTGATGTTCCTCGGGGGCGCCCGGCTCGCGTCGATCTTCGCCACCGTCGCCAGTGCGCAGAACTTCAAGGCCCGCTACGCGATCTCCACCTTCGACAACCCGACGTTCTTCGTCAACAACCCTGACACCGTGCCGCCCGAGGTCCTCAAGGGCATGGTCGGCGTCGGCTTCGCCCCCGCACAGGAGGTCGCCGACGCGCAGCTGCCGTTCCCCGGCACCGATGCCGAGAAGAAGTGCATCGACATCTACTCGAAGGCCGGGATCACGTTCCCCTCGCGGGAAGCAGCGCGGGTCGCCCTCCCGTACTGCGACGCCGCGCTCCTGCTTCAGGCTGGTGCCACCGACCTCACCGACAACCTCAACGCCGCCGCGTGGGGCGCCGCGGTGGAGAAGCTCGGCTCGGCGTTCGTCCCGGCTACGGGCTTCACCGGAACCGGACGTCACGCTGCGTCGGGTGCCTACCGGGTGCTGCGGTTCGACAACGACTGCCACTGCTTCGTCTACGAAGGGGGCGACGTTGATTTCCCGACGTCGTAG
- a CDS encoding branched-chain amino acid ABC transporter permease/ATP-binding protein: MNAPDTTLALGVMGFELGIDRILIGVFTGLTYGLLAVGLVLVYRSSRFVNFAHGSIGAFGASVLGLLVVDWGAPYYVAFPVAIAVAALLGAGIEVGVVRRLAGRPSLIGMIATLGLSQFILIMALLLNSDGVSGFTFPMPPLLPSFTIGNLPVTSAHVAMVLLAPAVLVGLSLFLHRMRQGMAIRAAADDADTAALEGIRAPRMASYAWAIAGGIAALSAILVTPTTAGQSIDTLGPDLLLKGLAGAVIARMTSIPIAFVASIGIGVLEQVLLSNPDTRGLVPVVLGIVIVVALLRQPTLGRADTDRGGWRRVGAPPVPAEYLTVRGIRLAPYFLVGGCATIAVALAYVVSNETASVLTTVAGFALVGLSVGLITGVAGQLSLGQFAYAGIAAAVSVHLVDSWGSFVLGTIGGVLAAALVSALVGIPALRLKGLALAVSTLAFALATTAWVLRLDIFLGDGVSPAKPSWWGYSMELARDYYLFALLMLAIGIFVSANLWRGGFGRSLQALRDNEDAARAFTVPRTLRKLQLYAVSGALAGLGGVVIGHGQTTLTVNSFPASASIDVVALTVVGGLGLVAGPMVGALIIVGLPGMVALGIPGQALLAIGWLLVVVLLPDGLGGVAMRMRDRWYDRLARRAGIDPLVARAEPDVTQRSPLQRSAALDGLFAIDTEDMEAGPDAAPLLVVNDVSRHFGGVVAVDHVDLAVRPGEIVGVIGPNGAGKTTLFEIVAGFTKPDTGIVHFGGHDMTRATPERRANEGLVRSFQDAALFPTMTVRETVMVAGERTAPSSLLAATLGTPLPDRMKARRADELIDRMGLGPFAGRTISELSTGTRRVVELTCLLALEPRVLLLDEPSAGIAQNECDALGDLLLDIRRELGTAMVIIEHDLPLLARLCDRMVAMNLGRLIAEGTPDEVRTHPDVVSSYLGSDHAAIARSGPQLASVAPFPAGTP, encoded by the coding sequence GTGAACGCCCCGGACACCACTCTCGCGCTCGGCGTGATGGGCTTCGAGCTCGGTATCGACCGGATCCTCATCGGTGTCTTCACCGGACTCACGTACGGGCTGCTGGCCGTCGGCCTCGTGCTCGTCTACCGCTCGAGCCGCTTCGTCAACTTCGCGCACGGCTCGATCGGTGCGTTCGGCGCCTCCGTGCTCGGCCTGCTCGTCGTCGACTGGGGCGCCCCCTACTACGTCGCGTTCCCGGTCGCCATCGCCGTCGCCGCCCTGCTGGGCGCGGGCATCGAGGTCGGTGTGGTGCGTCGGCTCGCCGGCCGCCCGAGTCTCATCGGGATGATCGCGACGCTCGGCCTCTCGCAGTTCATCCTCATCATGGCGCTGCTGCTCAACAGCGACGGGGTCAGCGGCTTCACGTTCCCGATGCCGCCGCTGCTGCCGTCGTTCACGATCGGCAATCTCCCGGTGACCTCCGCCCACGTCGCGATGGTGCTGCTGGCACCCGCGGTCCTCGTCGGTCTCTCGCTGTTCCTGCACCGGATGCGCCAGGGGATGGCCATCCGCGCGGCCGCCGACGACGCGGACACTGCAGCACTCGAGGGCATCCGCGCCCCGCGGATGGCGTCGTACGCATGGGCGATCGCCGGCGGCATCGCGGCGCTGTCCGCAATCCTCGTGACTCCGACGACGGCCGGGCAGTCGATCGACACCCTCGGGCCCGACCTCCTGCTCAAGGGCCTCGCCGGCGCCGTGATCGCGCGCATGACGTCGATCCCCATCGCGTTCGTGGCTTCCATCGGCATCGGGGTCCTTGAGCAGGTCCTGCTGTCGAACCCAGACACGCGCGGGCTGGTCCCCGTCGTGCTGGGCATCGTCATTGTCGTCGCGCTCCTGCGCCAGCCGACCCTCGGGCGCGCCGACACCGATCGGGGCGGCTGGCGACGTGTCGGTGCCCCGCCGGTGCCCGCGGAGTACCTCACCGTGCGGGGGATTCGTCTCGCGCCGTACTTCCTCGTCGGAGGCTGCGCGACGATCGCCGTCGCACTCGCTTATGTCGTCAGCAACGAGACCGCGTCCGTCCTCACCACCGTCGCGGGTTTTGCGCTCGTCGGTCTGAGCGTCGGACTCATCACCGGCGTCGCAGGCCAGCTCTCGCTCGGCCAGTTCGCGTACGCGGGCATCGCCGCGGCGGTGTCGGTGCACCTGGTCGATAGCTGGGGGAGCTTCGTCCTCGGCACGATCGGCGGCGTGCTCGCTGCTGCCCTCGTCTCCGCGCTCGTCGGCATCCCGGCACTGCGCCTGAAAGGGCTGGCGCTCGCCGTGTCGACGCTCGCGTTCGCGCTCGCCACGACGGCATGGGTGCTGCGGCTCGACATCTTCCTCGGTGACGGCGTGTCGCCGGCAAAGCCGTCGTGGTGGGGCTACTCGATGGAGCTCGCCCGCGACTACTACCTGTTTGCACTGCTCATGCTCGCGATCGGCATCTTCGTCTCGGCGAACCTGTGGCGCGGCGGCTTCGGGCGCTCCCTGCAGGCGCTGCGCGACAACGAGGACGCCGCACGAGCCTTCACGGTCCCGCGGACGCTGCGCAAGCTCCAGCTGTACGCCGTCTCGGGCGCTCTCGCCGGGCTCGGCGGCGTCGTCATCGGCCACGGGCAGACGACGCTCACGGTCAACTCGTTCCCAGCATCGGCGAGCATCGACGTCGTGGCCCTCACCGTCGTCGGCGGTCTGGGGCTGGTCGCAGGTCCGATGGTCGGTGCGCTGATCATCGTCGGGCTTCCGGGCATGGTGGCGCTCGGGATCCCCGGACAGGCCCTGCTTGCGATCGGATGGCTGCTGGTCGTCGTCCTGCTGCCCGACGGACTCGGCGGAGTGGCGATGCGGATGCGTGACCGCTGGTACGACCGGCTCGCCAGACGAGCCGGGATCGATCCCCTGGTCGCGCGCGCCGAGCCCGACGTCACGCAACGCTCGCCGCTGCAACGCTCGGCGGCGTTGGACGGTCTGTTCGCGATCGACACCGAGGATATGGAGGCGGGTCCCGACGCCGCGCCGCTGCTGGTCGTCAACGACGTCAGTCGCCACTTCGGTGGTGTGGTCGCGGTGGACCATGTCGACCTGGCCGTCAGGCCGGGCGAGATCGTGGGGGTCATCGGACCCAACGGTGCCGGCAAGACCACGTTGTTCGAGATCGTCGCCGGGTTCACCAAGCCCGACACCGGTATCGTCCACTTCGGCGGCCACGACATGACGCGGGCGACACCCGAGCGTCGCGCGAACGAAGGACTCGTGCGCTCGTTCCAGGACGCCGCGCTGTTCCCGACCATGACCGTTCGAGAGACCGTGATGGTGGCGGGGGAGCGGACCGCACCGAGCAGCCTGCTCGCCGCGACGCTCGGGACGCCGCTTCCCGATCGGATGAAGGCGCGCCGAGCCGACGAGCTGATCGACCGGATGGGCCTCGGTCCGTTCGCTGGTCGCACGATCTCTGAGCTGTCCACCGGCACGCGGCGGGTCGTGGAGCTGACGTGTCTGCTCGCGCTCGAGCCACGCGTCCTGCTCCTCGACGAGCCGTCGGCGGGCATCGCTCAGAACGAGTGCGACGCCTTGGGTGACCTCTTGCTCGACATCCGCCGCGAGCTGGGCACGGCGATGGTCATCATCGAGCACGACCTGCCGCTGCTTGCACGCCTGTGCGACCGGATGGTCGCCATGAACCTCGGCCGGCTCATCGCCGAAGGCACGCCCGACGAGGTCCGGACACATCCGGACGTCGTCAGCTCCTATCTCGGCTCCGACCATGCCGCAATCGCGCGGTCAGGCCCTCAGCTTGCCAGCGTGGCGCCGTTCCCTGCGGGGACGCCATGA
- a CDS encoding LPXTG cell wall anchor domain-containing protein, which produces MAAALGLTVGSLALVSSPAAAAEGVPATGKTTFTCKLSTFPEFQYVSDISVAGYRASVGGPVTLRATMSDLPGVSPAPLNNYQMDTTLTLDVDGKEVVLKGGAKVTAAARAPIPLPDLEGVTTSDKAELAVTVKAFKFDFPVLQMAGPCAGEQKLSTLTVGDGSAPTTPPTTTPPATAPPTTAPPTTAETTPPAGNPGKPAEGTVKFACTLSLGSKFDYNAKMSVSGYRAAAGDPVTLQATMSKLPGIAPVPIDGSMDFTVDLSVGGTATTLKATSTVNAAPKAEVAVPTLKGSVKASGDELDVTAKAFMFNFPSAGIGAECTGNGALSKLGVSSEPPEDDGGGGGDDTPSGDTLPKTGGTNSLPVIGLAASALILLGAAGIVWFPSRRSTPTSG; this is translated from the coding sequence GTGGCCGCGGCCCTTGGGCTCACGGTCGGTTCGCTCGCCCTGGTGTCGAGCCCGGCCGCAGCGGCCGAGGGCGTGCCGGCGACCGGCAAGACGACGTTCACGTGCAAGCTGTCGACGTTCCCCGAGTTCCAGTACGTCAGTGACATCTCGGTCGCTGGCTACCGAGCCTCGGTGGGCGGCCCGGTGACGCTTCGCGCGACCATGAGTGACTTGCCCGGAGTGTCTCCGGCGCCGCTGAACAACTATCAGATGGATACCACGCTCACGCTCGACGTCGACGGCAAGGAGGTCGTCCTCAAGGGCGGCGCCAAGGTGACAGCAGCGGCACGGGCGCCCATCCCGTTGCCTGACCTCGAGGGTGTGACGACGTCGGACAAGGCGGAGCTCGCTGTCACCGTGAAGGCGTTCAAGTTCGACTTCCCGGTCCTGCAGATGGCGGGTCCCTGTGCCGGTGAGCAGAAGCTGTCGACACTGACTGTCGGTGACGGAAGTGCGCCGACGACGCCGCCGACGACGACGCCGCCGGCGACGGCGCCGCCGACAACGGCGCCGCCGACAACGGCAGAGACCACGCCGCCCGCAGGCAACCCTGGCAAGCCCGCCGAGGGCACCGTGAAGTTCGCGTGCACCCTCTCGCTCGGCTCGAAGTTCGACTACAACGCCAAGATGTCCGTCTCCGGCTACCGCGCGGCTGCGGGCGATCCAGTCACGCTCCAGGCGACCATGAGCAAGCTGCCCGGCATCGCGCCCGTGCCGATCGACGGTTCGATGGACTTCACGGTTGACCTGTCTGTCGGGGGTACGGCGACAACCCTCAAGGCGACCAGCACGGTCAATGCCGCACCGAAGGCAGAGGTCGCGGTCCCGACGCTCAAGGGTTCGGTCAAGGCGTCCGGCGACGAGCTCGACGTCACGGCCAAAGCGTTCATGTTCAACTTCCCGTCTGCGGGGATCGGCGCGGAGTGCACCGGCAACGGAGCGCTGTCCAAGCTCGGCGTCAGCAGCGAGCCGCCGGAGGACGATGGCGGAGGTGGCGGGGACGACACGCCGTCGGGCGACACCCTGCCCAAGACCGGCGGCACGAACTCGCTCCCGGTGATCGGCCTCGCCGCCAGCGCGCTGATCCTGCTCGGGGCCGCAGGCATCGTCTGGTTCCCCTCGCGCCGGAGCACCCCGACGAGCGGCTGA
- a CDS encoding NAD(P)-dependent oxidoreductase — translation MRILVIGAGLVGASAATTLRERGHHVTVTTTTPGRVDDLKARFDDVAVLRGADRDAVHARVADADAVVVTAGPVAAHSMTPEDRAKSYHEVLVATAESVTSAPGSAHLVALSALSVYGDASNHLAAVDEDSPVTDSDDPSPNRFLAMEDVYRTAAGERSTIYRCGDVFGADDPPIDEKIAMAHKFLGGSVPFCGDALLYRLAVEDAADAIVHAVETQIVGTYNLTHPDLPPTNAELFDTISAAQDLPPLVYRAEIAAPAVPISVDRLRDAGFVASRSYVAHPLLATR, via the coding sequence GTGAGGATCCTCGTCATCGGCGCCGGCCTCGTCGGCGCATCAGCGGCCACCACCCTCCGCGAGCGCGGCCATCACGTCACGGTGACCACGACCACGCCCGGACGGGTCGACGACCTGAAGGCGCGCTTCGACGACGTGGCCGTGCTGCGCGGCGCTGACCGCGACGCCGTCCACGCACGCGTAGCCGACGCGGACGCGGTCGTCGTGACTGCGGGCCCCGTCGCCGCGCACTCGATGACGCCCGAGGACCGCGCCAAGAGCTATCACGAGGTCCTCGTCGCGACTGCGGAGAGCGTCACGAGCGCCCCCGGCTCGGCCCACCTCGTCGCACTGTCAGCACTGTCGGTGTATGGCGACGCCAGCAACCACCTCGCCGCGGTCGACGAGGACTCGCCTGTGACCGACTCGGACGATCCCAGCCCGAACCGCTTCCTGGCCATGGAGGACGTCTACCGTACGGCCGCAGGTGAGCGTTCGACGATCTACCGATGCGGTGACGTCTTCGGAGCGGACGATCCGCCGATCGACGAGAAGATCGCGATGGCACACAAGTTCCTCGGCGGGTCGGTGCCGTTCTGCGGCGATGCGCTCCTCTACCGGCTCGCCGTCGAAGACGCCGCCGACGCGATCGTCCACGCGGTCGAGACGCAGATCGTCGGGACGTACAACCTCACGCACCCCGATCTGCCTCCCACCAACGCCGAGCTCTTCGACACGATCAGCGCGGCACAGGACCTCCCGCCGCTGGTCTACCGTGCCGAGATCGCTGCACCGGCCGTCCCGATCTCGGTCGACCGCCTGCGCGACGCCGGATTCGTCGCCTCCCGCTCGTACGTCGCGCACCCGTTGCTCGCGACGCGGTGA
- a CDS encoding neocarzinostatin apoprotein domain-containing protein: MTPRISTLFRAVAAAAALGLVMLVGAPAATAAPSLDMGSSSGLKDGQKVTVKASGFAPNLKNIAVGQCKEVQKGPSDCNLKGGATFRNADANGAIADVTITLAEKFGSIDCAKETCVVAAAPLPTSSPADVVAANTVSVKLTFGAAASENTQTSDDTSATTPAPTVPESDDANALPKTGGTDSLPVLLMGAGVLLMGGLGVLLVLPRRRHGISA, from the coding sequence ATGACCCCCAGGATCTCGACTCTCTTCCGGGCGGTGGCTGCTGCAGCCGCGCTCGGCCTCGTGATGCTCGTCGGCGCACCCGCTGCGACGGCAGCGCCGTCGCTCGACATGGGTTCCAGCTCGGGCCTGAAGGACGGGCAGAAGGTCACCGTCAAGGCGTCCGGCTTCGCGCCCAACCTCAAGAACATTGCCGTCGGACAGTGCAAGGAGGTCCAGAAGGGGCCCTCCGACTGCAACCTCAAGGGTGGTGCGACCTTCCGCAACGCCGACGCCAACGGTGCCATCGCGGACGTGACGATCACGCTGGCCGAGAAGTTCGGATCCATCGACTGCGCCAAGGAGACGTGCGTCGTCGCCGCCGCCCCGCTTCCGACGTCTAGTCCTGCCGACGTGGTTGCCGCCAACACCGTGTCGGTCAAGCTGACGTTCGGCGCCGCCGCATCGGAGAACACGCAGACGTCGGACGACACCTCCGCGACCACCCCCGCTCCGACCGTTCCCGAGAGCGATGACGCGAACGCGCTGCCCAAGACTGGCGGCACCGACAGCCTTCCCGTGCTTCTGATGGGCGCGGGCGTGCTGCTCATGGGTGGTCTGGGCGTGCTGCTCGTGCTCCCGCGTCGGCGTCACGGGATCAGCGCATGA
- a CDS encoding WxL protein peptidoglycan domain-containing protein: MTRVMRHVRALIAFVVLAVAMALLPSSAHAADNGAWSVTPTPGSESSPTPRSYFVLEGAPGTTLTDKVRIRNYTNRPLTFTLYGADGYNTEQGGFFALRTLERPQVDVGAWTKLPVQQVKVARRTQVDVPITVQIPENATPGDHVGGIVALNGAVEGTTESGGIDVGIKRAVAARLYLRVSGPTTPALKVSDVRLEHDRGFFPWSGSGKGSVSYTVENTGNLRLSPESVIRLSGVAGRELDEVETTAVVDLLPGQTAKLRADVSGVGWADRVSVDVTLATPEGVRDVASTTVWIVPWPLVLILLLLIAGSTWWWLRRRAERRRAFEAVATAPKLTIATGR; this comes from the coding sequence ATGACTCGAGTGATGCGCCACGTGCGCGCCCTGATCGCCTTCGTCGTGCTTGCCGTGGCGATGGCCCTTCTGCCGTCGTCCGCGCACGCCGCTGACAACGGTGCTTGGTCGGTCACTCCCACGCCCGGCTCCGAGTCGTCACCGACGCCTCGGAGCTACTTCGTGCTCGAGGGCGCTCCCGGCACGACGCTCACCGACAAGGTGCGCATCCGCAACTACACCAACCGCCCGCTCACCTTCACGCTCTACGGAGCCGACGGCTACAACACCGAGCAGGGCGGCTTCTTCGCGCTTCGGACCCTTGAGCGTCCGCAGGTCGACGTCGGTGCCTGGACCAAGCTCCCTGTCCAACAGGTGAAGGTCGCCCGCCGTACGCAGGTCGATGTGCCCATCACGGTCCAGATCCCCGAGAACGCGACGCCGGGCGACCACGTGGGCGGGATCGTCGCGCTCAACGGTGCCGTCGAGGGGACGACCGAGTCCGGCGGCATCGACGTGGGCATTAAGCGTGCGGTCGCGGCCCGGCTCTATCTGCGCGTGAGCGGTCCGACGACCCCCGCGCTGAAGGTCAGCGACGTACGTCTCGAGCACGACCGTGGGTTCTTCCCCTGGTCAGGATCTGGAAAGGGCAGTGTGTCGTACACGGTCGAGAACACCGGCAACCTTCGGTTGTCTCCGGAGAGCGTGATCAGGCTCTCCGGCGTCGCAGGTCGTGAGCTCGACGAGGTCGAGACCACCGCGGTCGTCGACCTGCTCCCGGGACAGACGGCAAAGCTGCGCGCGGACGTGTCCGGTGTCGGGTGGGCCGACCGTGTGTCCGTCGACGTCACGCTCGCGACGCCGGAGGGCGTGCGAGACGTGGCGTCGACGACGGTGTGGATCGTCCCGTGGCCGCTCGTCCTGATCCTGCTCCTGCTCATCGCAGGTTCGACGTGGTGGTGGCTGAGGCGACGTGCCGAACGACGGCGCGCCTTCGAGGCCGTCGCGACCGCACCGAAGCTGACGATCGCGACCGGCCGGTGA
- a CDS encoding antibiotic biosynthesis monooxygenase: MIVVVSQAWTKPGEEHAQAYISLSGEFGRFFRDHPGFRGRRLARGVEDPTHFTHLRFFDTVEAYEECTRHPDYVAHTEAMYEHLRPYESYPREYLEVVLDEPDPR, from the coding sequence ATGATCGTCGTCGTCAGCCAGGCGTGGACCAAGCCCGGCGAGGAGCACGCCCAGGCCTACATCTCACTCTCGGGGGAGTTCGGACGGTTCTTCCGCGACCACCCCGGCTTCCGGGGTCGCCGCCTGGCCCGCGGGGTCGAGGACCCCACCCACTTCACCCACCTGCGCTTCTTCGACACGGTCGAGGCGTACGAGGAGTGCACCCGCCACCCGGACTACGTCGCGCACACCGAGGCGATGTACGAGCACCTCCGGCCGTACGAGTCCTACCCCCGCGAGTACCTCGAGGTCGTGCTCGACGAGCCGGACCCGCGGT